The following are from one region of the Aequoribacter fuscus genome:
- a CDS encoding DEAD/DEAH box helicase, translating to MTDTPAKATFASLNLPAYLQKALDDVGYEVPSDIQTKTIPPLLEGCDVIGQAQTGTGKTAAFALPILAKIDCRKKQTQCLVLAPTRELAIQVAEAFQSYARHLPGFQVAPIYGGTDYRTQLKQLERGAQVIVGTPGRVMDHMRKGSLKLDNLAHLVLDEADEMLRMGFIDDVEWVMSQLPEKRQIALFSATMPTAIRRIASDYLQDPQHITVTQKTVTATSIRQRVWMISGASKLDGLTRILEVEDFDGLIIFARTKIATTELADKLQARGFAAAALNGDMAQSAREQVISQLKKGRLDIVVATDVAARGLDVDRITHVVNYDIPQDPEAYVHRIGRTGRAGRKGEAILFAANREQRLLRMIERTTGQPIELMRLPTASDVADAKAEKIRDQIAIGLKRKGLDTAKEFVFHLADQLEVSASDIAAVLAMELGYAQKRAQPEVLDSDSREPYSDRRGDRPERSQKRKPAGNKPKGKAKPKKRDNAKAPAKPRRSPKAAEQDGARKPRKRKANSSSF from the coding sequence ATGACCGATACACCGGCAAAGGCGACCTTTGCCTCTTTGAACTTGCCCGCTTATTTGCAAAAAGCCTTAGACGACGTAGGCTACGAAGTACCCTCCGATATCCAGACTAAAACAATCCCACCCCTGCTAGAGGGTTGCGATGTGATCGGTCAGGCGCAAACGGGTACCGGGAAGACGGCGGCGTTTGCGCTGCCTATTTTGGCTAAGATCGATTGCCGTAAAAAGCAAACGCAATGCTTAGTCCTAGCCCCAACCCGCGAGCTCGCTATTCAGGTTGCCGAAGCCTTTCAGAGCTACGCGCGGCATTTGCCTGGGTTTCAAGTGGCACCCATTTATGGTGGAACCGACTACCGCACCCAGTTGAAACAGCTAGAGCGCGGCGCGCAGGTTATTGTAGGTACCCCGGGGCGTGTTATGGACCACATGCGCAAGGGCAGCCTCAAACTCGATAACTTGGCACATTTGGTGCTGGACGAGGCCGATGAAATGTTGCGCATGGGCTTTATTGACGACGTTGAGTGGGTCATGTCGCAGCTGCCTGAGAAACGTCAGATTGCTTTGTTTTCGGCCACAATGCCAACGGCTATCCGCCGTATTGCCAGCGATTATCTGCAAGACCCCCAGCATATTACAGTGACGCAAAAGACTGTAACCGCGACCTCAATTCGTCAGCGCGTATGGATGATTTCGGGCGCGAGTAAGCTCGATGGCTTGACCCGTATCTTAGAAGTTGAAGACTTTGACGGCCTAATTATTTTTGCGCGTACTAAAATCGCGACGACCGAACTGGCCGATAAGCTACAGGCTCGTGGTTTTGCCGCCGCGGCCTTAAATGGCGATATGGCGCAGAGTGCGCGCGAACAAGTGATCAGCCAGCTTAAGAAAGGCCGCTTGGATATCGTGGTCGCCACCGATGTGGCGGCTCGGGGCTTAGATGTTGATCGCATCACCCACGTAGTCAACTATGACATACCCCAAGACCCCGAAGCCTACGTGCACCGTATTGGACGAACCGGTCGCGCTGGCCGCAAGGGCGAGGCTATTTTATTTGCGGCGAATCGGGAGCAGCGTCTGTTGCGTATGATTGAACGCACCACAGGCCAGCCGATCGAGCTCATGCGCTTGCCAACAGCCTCGGACGTCGCTGATGCTAAAGCGGAAAAAATTCGCGATCAAATAGCGATTGGGCTGAAGCGTAAAGGCTTGGATACGGCCAAGGAATTTGTATTTCATTTGGCAGATCAGCTGGAAGTGAGCGCATCAGACATTGCGGCAGTACTCGCTATGGAGTTAGGTTACGCGCAAAAACGTGCTCAGCCGGAAGTGCTTGATAGCGATAGTCGTGAGCCGTATTCAGATCGGCGTGGAGATCGCCCCGAGCGTTCTCAAAAGCGTAAACCGGCGGGCAACAAGCCCAAAGGCAAAGCTAAGCCGAAAAAGCGTGATAACGCGAAAGCGCCCGCGAAACCGCGAAGATCGCCCAAAGCAGCTGAGCAAGATGGCGCTCGTAAGCCGCGCAAACGTAAGGCTAACTCCAGCAGCTTCTAG
- a CDS encoding alpha/beta fold hydrolase produces MYRDYYYNSTDGLSLYARDYPCTGLNGDSAPTLLCMHGLSRNSKDFAGLAEMLSNYYRVIAVDQRGRGRSDYDPNSDNYQPAIYCQDMFTLLDSLGIDEVSVIGTSMGGLMSFIMTTLAPTRIKSLVINDIGPEVDPVGLARIQSYVGKLAPPETWDAAVAQVKSINGPAFPDFGDAEWISFTRNLYIESVEGKPKLDYDASISKPMDASQTAAVPPDLWQFFDATLSKPMLLVHGALSDILADDCVAKMQAKHPTMQYLRLENRGHAPTLDEPESRLAITNFLEDVYNN; encoded by the coding sequence ATGTATCGTGACTATTACTATAACAGTACCGATGGCCTGAGCTTGTACGCTCGTGACTATCCGTGCACGGGCCTTAACGGCGATTCAGCTCCAACGCTGCTGTGCATGCATGGCTTGTCCCGCAATTCAAAAGACTTTGCTGGGTTAGCGGAGATGCTGTCGAACTATTACCGGGTCATTGCTGTGGATCAACGTGGTCGCGGTCGCTCGGACTATGACCCCAATTCAGACAACTATCAGCCCGCCATTTACTGCCAGGATATGTTTACCTTGCTCGACAGTTTGGGTATCGACGAGGTATCGGTTATTGGTACCTCAATGGGCGGCTTGATGAGTTTTATTATGACGACACTGGCGCCGACGCGAATTAAATCGTTGGTCATTAATGATATTGGTCCCGAGGTTGATCCTGTTGGACTGGCGCGCATTCAAAGCTATGTGGGTAAGTTGGCGCCCCCCGAAACTTGGGACGCTGCGGTCGCTCAGGTCAAATCCATTAATGGCCCGGCGTTCCCCGATTTTGGCGACGCTGAATGGATCAGCTTCACCCGCAATTTGTACATCGAATCGGTCGAGGGCAAGCCCAAACTTGATTACGATGCATCGATTTCTAAGCCTATGGATGCCTCACAAACTGCAGCTGTGCCGCCTGATCTGTGGCAGTTTTTCGACGCGACCTTGTCCAAACCCATGTTGTTGGTGCACGGCGCGCTATCCGATATTTTGGCCGACGATTGTGTTGCCAAAATGCAAGCAAAACACCCGACCATGCAGTACCTTCGGCTTGAGAACCGAGGTCATGCGCCTACATTAGACGAGCCCGAGTCACGATTGGCAATCACTAATTTTCTAGAGGATGTTTATAACAATTAG
- a CDS encoding sodium:solute symporter family transporter: MTPEIFKYSVVIAYVVAIYALSWVGMKRTQSVASFSIGNKDMHPVLIGITLAASISSTATFVINPGFVYVHGLSAFLHYGVAGSLGILSAFVVLTRGFLRVGEAHQALTIPQWIYYRYNHRGFSLFFAFLNLLSITFVVLILVGCSYLVTGLFGLDQKVALIGVLVFVFSYVLMGGTYAHAYTNTVQGVMMILVTVFLVVTGWQHFGGDVTGALTRISTDYAAAFNPSSDLYFDVFSVFVSGFVVTFALMMQPHILTKVLYLRSEKDIKVFVGTTVGVGAVFMLMLLIGFYARLAGLDIETQDTVVREYLLFQFSGSLWGELVLTFIFITLLAAGMSTLDGILVSLSAMVVTDIAKPLVSDRIDALALSRWVLVGVGIVGLALAWNPPPIIGLFAQKGVYGLAAASVVPVVFGVLVRRHVPLVVVFASALTGIILHLVLNLFWGVSNPAVSAAWGIIASFAVGGMGLLFAGAHKH, translated from the coding sequence ATGACGCCAGAAATCTTTAAGTACAGTGTGGTAATCGCTTACGTGGTCGCTATCTACGCACTCTCATGGGTGGGAATGAAGCGCACACAGTCGGTTGCGTCCTTCTCGATTGGCAACAAAGACATGCATCCCGTGCTTATCGGGATCACATTAGCAGCCTCGATATCATCGACAGCAACCTTTGTGATCAACCCAGGGTTTGTGTACGTCCACGGGTTGAGCGCGTTTTTACACTATGGGGTCGCTGGTTCATTGGGCATCCTGAGTGCTTTTGTTGTGTTAACTCGCGGCTTCTTGCGTGTGGGAGAGGCGCATCAAGCTCTTACCATTCCTCAGTGGATTTATTATCGCTATAACCATCGTGGTTTTAGCTTGTTCTTTGCGTTTTTGAATCTGTTATCCATTACCTTCGTTGTCCTCATTTTGGTGGGTTGCAGCTACTTGGTTACTGGGTTGTTTGGTTTGGATCAAAAGGTAGCGCTGATCGGCGTATTGGTTTTTGTGTTTTCCTATGTGCTGATGGGAGGCACTTATGCACACGCTTATACCAATACGGTGCAGGGCGTGATGATGATTCTGGTTACTGTGTTTTTGGTTGTCACTGGATGGCAACACTTTGGCGGTGATGTCACGGGTGCGCTGACACGCATCAGTACTGACTACGCTGCTGCGTTCAATCCAAGTAGTGATTTGTATTTTGATGTCTTCTCGGTGTTTGTCAGTGGATTTGTGGTGACCTTTGCCTTAATGATGCAGCCACATATCCTGACCAAAGTTCTGTATTTGCGCAGTGAGAAGGACATCAAGGTCTTTGTAGGGACGACGGTTGGTGTAGGTGCGGTCTTCATGTTGATGTTGCTGATCGGGTTTTACGCTCGCCTTGCGGGTCTTGATATTGAAACGCAAGATACCGTGGTTCGTGAGTACTTGTTGTTTCAGTTTTCGGGGTCCTTGTGGGGCGAACTTGTCCTGACGTTTATTTTTATTACCTTGCTGGCGGCGGGCATGAGCACCTTGGATGGCATTCTAGTGTCCCTGTCAGCGATGGTCGTCACGGATATCGCTAAGCCTTTGGTCTCTGATCGTATCGATGCTTTGGCGTTATCACGCTGGGTGCTCGTGGGCGTGGGTATTGTCGGGCTTGCACTCGCTTGGAATCCGCCACCCATTATTGGTTTGTTTGCCCAGAAAGGTGTTTACGGATTAGCGGCGGCATCGGTGGTGCCTGTGGTATTCGGCGTATTGGTGCGTCGGCATGTCCCTCTCGTTGTTGTGTTTGCCAGTGCGCTTACCGGCATTATCTTACATCTGGTGCTCAATTTGTTCTGGGGGGTTTCGAATCCAGCCGTTTCAGCAGCTTGGGGCATTATCGCGTCGTTTGCCGTTGGTGGCATGGGACTGTTGTTTGCTGGTGCTCATAAACACTAA
- a CDS encoding TonB-dependent receptor has translation MKKRISAALAFVSAAAVGGESPAMEHVLVTVPLHKKTSETALPVTVLSGEALQRAAGSTIGDTLALQPGLNSASFGPGVGQPVIRGQQGARVTVLQNGTISADASNLSADHAVAVESILADSIEVLRGPATLLYGGGAIGGVVNVTDGRIPPRLVDQAETRAEFRYDSASQASTGVVRWDASQGDYAFHLDAVVRSWGDLTVPKNTAVPLEHHDEEHIEEEPHADEEYAGPPSRLANTDGETDIVTLGLSRHFEAGFAGFSVQRQNSNYGIPAAAHAHHAHEEDPLAADHEEENPEQGIRIDLEQTRYDLALHLHEPLPLLDELRFFGTYTDYQHSEVEPSGEVGTTYSNKSRQLRLEAVHKTLGIWHGVFGLQVGQSEFSALGEEAFIPITDKDQLGLFLVEDLHFDAGLLELGVRYDRDELDPQSGANSRVFNNLSFSASWVQNLEHGWQWSAAYSHAERAPAIEELYSNAGVLNEVDWVVHAATEAIELGASDLDSETSNNVDLSLSRSWGDNYLEVVLYHNQFSDYIGLLNTGLEVDMVSVYQYTQVDATFSGLELSSVLALGEFGGGDLALSINGDMSRGKLDASQGYVPRMPANRLLAQLDWRGGELYTWARVVRAFEQDRVAFNEEATEAYTRVDLGLEWSPSQASDWTVFASVHNLTDEEIRLHTSFLKEIAPEPGRGFEIGVRGQF, from the coding sequence ATGAAAAAGCGAATTTCCGCTGCTCTGGCCTTTGTCAGTGCAGCCGCTGTGGGTGGCGAATCACCTGCAATGGAGCACGTGCTCGTCACCGTACCGCTACACAAAAAAACCTCAGAAACGGCCTTGCCTGTCACCGTATTGAGTGGCGAAGCGTTACAGCGCGCTGCGGGCAGCACCATTGGGGACACCTTAGCGCTGCAACCTGGCTTGAATAGCGCTTCTTTTGGGCCCGGCGTCGGACAACCCGTCATTCGAGGGCAGCAGGGTGCTCGTGTTACCGTGTTGCAGAACGGCACCATCAGTGCCGATGCCTCCAATCTGAGCGCTGACCATGCTGTCGCGGTAGAATCTATTTTGGCCGATAGCATCGAGGTCCTTCGCGGTCCCGCGACGCTACTTTACGGTGGCGGTGCTATTGGTGGCGTGGTCAACGTGACCGATGGGCGCATTCCCCCTCGCCTTGTGGACCAAGCCGAGACTCGGGCGGAGTTTCGCTACGATTCTGCGAGTCAGGCAAGCACCGGTGTGGTGCGCTGGGATGCCTCTCAAGGCGATTACGCCTTTCATTTAGATGCAGTGGTTCGGAGCTGGGGTGATCTAACGGTGCCGAAAAACACGGCGGTACCGCTTGAACATCACGATGAGGAACACATAGAAGAGGAGCCTCACGCGGACGAGGAGTACGCAGGCCCCCCAAGCCGTTTAGCCAACACCGATGGTGAAACCGATATTGTTACGCTGGGCCTTAGCCGTCATTTTGAAGCGGGTTTTGCCGGTTTCTCAGTCCAGCGTCAAAACAGCAATTATGGTATCCCTGCCGCAGCGCATGCACATCATGCGCACGAGGAAGATCCTCTCGCTGCAGACCACGAAGAGGAGAACCCCGAGCAGGGCATCCGAATAGACTTAGAGCAGACGCGTTATGATCTGGCTCTGCATTTACACGAGCCTTTGCCTCTCTTGGATGAACTGCGCTTCTTTGGTACCTACACAGATTATCAACACTCGGAAGTTGAGCCTAGTGGCGAAGTGGGCACGACCTACAGTAACAAAAGTAGGCAGCTACGTTTAGAGGCGGTGCATAAAACGCTGGGCATTTGGCACGGTGTGTTTGGCTTACAGGTCGGGCAATCGGAGTTTAGTGCTCTGGGTGAAGAGGCTTTCATCCCGATAACCGATAAAGACCAGCTAGGCCTATTCCTCGTAGAGGACCTGCATTTTGACGCTGGGCTATTGGAGTTGGGCGTTCGCTATGATCGAGATGAGCTGGATCCCCAGAGTGGTGCTAACAGTCGCGTATTCAACAACCTGAGTTTTTCTGCTTCTTGGGTGCAGAATTTAGAACATGGATGGCAGTGGAGCGCGGCTTACTCCCACGCCGAACGTGCCCCCGCCATCGAGGAGCTCTATTCCAATGCCGGCGTTCTGAATGAGGTAGATTGGGTGGTTCACGCGGCTACCGAAGCCATCGAGCTTGGGGCGTCTGATCTCGATAGCGAAACGTCGAACAATGTCGACCTCTCGCTGTCTCGGTCGTGGGGAGATAACTACCTTGAGGTTGTGCTCTACCATAATCAATTTAGCGACTACATTGGTTTGCTGAATACGGGGCTTGAGGTCGATATGGTCTCGGTATATCAATATACTCAGGTAGATGCCACGTTTTCTGGACTAGAGTTGAGTTCGGTCTTGGCCTTGGGTGAGTTCGGCGGGGGCGATTTAGCGCTGTCGATCAACGGCGATATGAGTCGAGGAAAGTTGGATGCGTCACAGGGCTACGTGCCTCGTATGCCGGCTAATCGCCTGCTGGCCCAGCTGGATTGGCGAGGCGGCGAATTGTATACCTGGGCCCGAGTGGTGCGCGCCTTCGAGCAGGATCGAGTGGCGTTCAACGAGGAGGCGACCGAGGCCTACACCCGCGTCGACCTTGGCCTTGAGTGGTCGCCTTCACAGGCTTCCGACTGGACAGTCTTTGCTAGCGTGCATAATCTGACCGATGAAGAAATTCGGTTACACACCTCTTTTTTGAAAGAGATCGCACCGGAGCCAGGTCGTGGGTTTGAGATTGGCGTTCGCGGGCAATTTTAG